The Chitinophaga niabensis genome segment ACATCGTTGGTAGTTTGATTACTGGCAGTTAACCGGCTTTCAATCTGGCCGGCTTTTGTAAATTCATTACGGATAGATTCATTTTTCTCCTGTTGATTAACCGCTGTATTATTCACATCTTTTTCCATAGATGTAAAAATCTGCATAGTTAATGTCCGGACGTCTCTTTCAAGGGATTGGGCCTGTGCTTTAGAAACTGAGATCAATGCAAAAAAGCATACGGATGCGAGGATTAGGACAAACTTTTTTTTCATCGGGTTAAAATTAGATTAACAAATACAATTATATCATATCTAAGATACAGGTATTAGTTATGCAAAACAAGTAGAATTATTACTACATATTCTAAAATAAAAAGGCGGCATTGGTGAGTCCGATGCCGCCTTCAAATAATTGGAATAATGTTATTGACCCTTTTTGTTAGAAGCCTTACTGGTCATATTCTCCTTGATTTGTTTCATCGCTTCACTGTTTGGATCAAGTGGTGAGACTTTATCCATATACTTCTGCAAATTGGTCTTATCATCCTTATTATAATAGTATACCATTAAATAAGTGTATGCTTTG includes the following:
- a CDS encoding EB domain-containing protein produces the protein MKKKFVLILASVCFFALISVSKAQAQSLERDVRTLTMQIFTSMEKDVNNTAVNQQEKNESIRNEFTKAGQIESRLTASNQTTNDVKVSQGPCPAGFYCHHGFCISYWEGEDCLENLDCPDGQICVNGRCVVWGGIQCD